The following nucleotide sequence is from Chromobacterium rhizoryzae.
CGTGATGCTGTCCGCCATCCGCGAAACCGGCGGCGCTTGCGGCTTCAAGGCCGCAGGCGGCGTGCGCACCGCGGCCGAGGCGGCGGAATACCTGGACTTGGCCGAGCATCTGCTGGGCGCGGGCTGGGTGAGCGCCGAGCGCTTCCGTTTCGGCGCTTCCGGCCTGCTGGGCAATTTGCAGGCGGAAATCGAAGGGGGCGAGGTTAAGCCGATCAGCGGCTATTGATCGCTCGCCGTTTCATCGCCGCTGACAAAACCCCTGATGCTGCGTTGCACCGACTTGTCGTACTCAAGTACTGCCTGCGTCGGTGCGCCTTGCCTCAGGTGCGCTAAGCGGTTTTGTTAGCGGCTCTTAATTCTTGGCCGTGGCGTGGGTCCCGGCCATTATTTATTGCTCGCGGCGGGTTTCGCCGCGGCAGGCGCAAGGCAGGGAGAATGCCATGTTTTTGCCTCAGGAAATCATTCGCAAGAAACGCGACGGCCAGGCGCTGTCGCAACAGGACATCCAGCAGTTCGTCGCCGGCATCACCGACGGCAGCGTGGCGGACAGCCAAATCTCCGCGCTGACCATGGCGGTGTACTTCAACGGCATGGCGTTGGAAGAAAACGTGCACATGGCGCTGGCGATGCGCGACTCCGGCCGCCGCATGCACTGGGGCGATCTCAATCTGCCCGGCCCGGTGGTGGACAAGCATTCCACCGGCGGCGTCGGCGACGTGGTGTCGCTGATGTTGGGGCCGATGGTGGCCGCCTGCGGCGGCTTCGTGCCGATGATCTCCGGCCGCGGCCTGGGCCATACCGGCGGCACGCTGGACAAGCTGTCGGCGATCCCCGGCTACAATCCCTTCCCCAGCCCGGACGAGTTTCGCCGCGTGGTCAAGGACGTGGGCGTGGCCATCATCGGCCAGACTTCTGACCTGGCGCCGGCCGACCGCCGCGTTTACGCGGTGCGCGATGTGACCGCGACGGTGGAATCGGTGGCGATGATCACCGCGTCCATCCTGTCCAAGAAGCTGGCCGCCGGCCTGGACGCCCTGGTGATGGACGTGAAGGCCGGCACCGGCGCCTTCATGCCGACGATGGAGAAATCCGTGGAGCTGGCCGAGCGCATCGTCAAGGTGGGCAACGGCGCCGGCGTGGCCACCAGCGCGCTGATCACCGAAATGAGCCAGCCCCTGGCCTGGACCGCCGGCAACAGCATAGAAACCCGCGAGGCGGTGCGTTACCTGAAGGGCGACGAGCGCAATCCGCGCTTGCATGAAGTGACCATGGCGCTGTGCGCCGAGATGCTGGTGGTGGGCAAGCTGGCCAAGGACGAGGCCGAGGCGCGCGACAAGCTGCAGACCGCATTGGATTCCGGCCGCGCCGCCGAGATCTTCGGCCGCATGGTGGCCGCGCTGGGCGGCCCGGCCGACTTCATGGAGAACTATGATTCCCATATGGCGGCCGCGCCCATCGTGCGCCCGGTGTTTGCGGAACGCGCCGGCTTCGTCGGCGGCATGGACACCCGCGGCATCGGCATGGCGGTGTGCGCGCTGGGCGGCGGACGCCGCCTGCCCAGCGACGAGCTGGACTTCCGCGTTGGTCTGTCCCGCTTCGTCGAGCTGGGCCAGCGCATCGACGCCGGCGCGCCCTTGGCTTATATTCATGCGGCCGACGAAAACAGCTTCGCCGACGCGGAGCGCCGCCTCAAGGCGGCGATCCAACTGGCAGACGCGGCACCTTCCGCGCTGCCGCTGGTCTATCAGAAGATTCGCCAGCAGTAATCCCGGAGCGGCAATATGAAACGAGCCATCATTCTGATTCTGGACTCGCTGGGCATCGGCGCCGCCGCCGACGCCCCGCAGTTCGGCGACGCCGGCAGCAATACGCTGGGCCACATCGCCATGGAGGCGGCCGCCGGCCGCGCCAACGTCGGCCGCCACGGCGCGCTGACCCTGCCCAATCTGTCCCGCATGGGCTTGGGCCACGCCTGCCGCTTGTCCTCCGGCTATTTCCCGGAAGGCATGGACCCGGCCGAGCCGGTGGCGGCTTACGGTTACGCGCGCGAGCTGTCCAGCGGCAAGGACACGCCGTCCGGCCATTGGGAAATCGCCGGCGTGCCGGTGCTGTTCGACTGGGGCTATTTCAGCGATCACGACAACAGCTTCCCGCAGGAGCTGCTGGACGCCATCGTCGCCAAGGCGGAGCTGCCCGGCTATCTGGGCAACTGCCACGCCTCCGGCACCGAGATTCTGGACCGTCTGGGCGAGGAGCATATGAAGAGCGGCAAGCCTATCTTCTACACCTCGGCGGATTCGGTGTTCCAGATCGCCTGTCATGAAGAGACGTTCGGGCTGGAACGGCTGTATCAGCTGTGCAAGATCACCCGCGAACTGCTGGAGCCCTACAATATCGGCCGCGTCATCGCGCGGCCCTTTGTGGGCGAGGGCAAGGGCCAGTTCGTGCGCACCGGCAACCGCAAGGACCTAGCGGTGGAACCGCCGGCGACCACGGTGCTGGAAAAGCTGGCCAAGGCCGGCGGCGACGTGGTGTCCATCGGCAAGATCGCCGACATCTACGCCCATGTCGGCATCACCCACAAGCACAAGGCCACCGGCTTCGACCAGCTGTGGGACGCCACCTTGGGCGCGATGCGCGACCATGGCGAACGCCCGGCCATCATCATGGCCAACTTCGTCGACTTCGACTCCAGCTACGGCCACCGCCGCGACACCGCCGGCTACGCCCGCGCGCTGGAGGAGTTCGACGCGCGGCTGCCGGAAGTGATGGCGGCGCTGGGCGACGACGATATCCTGATCCTGTCCGCCGACCACGGTTGCGACCCCACCTGGGAAGGCACGGACCATACCCGCGAACATATTCCGGTGCTGTGCTACGGCAAGAAGGTGCTGGCGGGCTCGCTGGGCGAGCGCGCCACCTTCGCCGACATCGGCCAGACCGTGGCGGCCCACCTGGGCCTGAGCCCTATGGATTACGGCCAGTCCTTCCTGTGAGGCGAGGCTGAATGACGCACGCCCCGGCGTCTGTGCGCCGGGGCTCTTTTGAATCTGGAGACTAAAGACGATGGCGACCCCGCATATCAACGCCCAGCCGGGCGATTTTGCCGAAACCGTATTGATGCCCGGCGATCCGCTGCGCGCCAAGATGATCGCGGAAACCTTCCTGGAAGACGCCAAGCTGGTGACCACGGTGCGCAATGTGTTCGGCTACACCGGCACTTACCAGGGCAAGCGTCTGTCGGTGATGGCCCACGGCATGGGCATTCCGTCCGCCAGCATCTACACCACCGAGCTGATCAAGGACTACGGCGTCAAGAACATCATCCGCATCGGTTCCTGCGGCGCGGTGACGCCGGACATCAAGCTGCGCGAACTGTTCGTCGCCATGGGCGCGTCCACCGACAGCAAGGTCAACCGCATGCGCTTCAACGACCATGACTACGCCGCCATCGCCGATTACGGCCTGCTGCGCGCCGTGGTGGACACCGCGGCGGAGCAGGGCAAGCCGGTGACGGTGGGCAATGTGTTCTCCGCCGATCTGTTCTACGGCGTTCAGCCCAATATGCTGGAAGTGCTGGACAAGATGCAGGTCAAGGTGATCGAGATGGAACTGGCCGGCATCTACAGCGTGGCCGCGCAATACGGCGCGCGCGCGGTGGGCATTCTGACCGTGTCCGACATCATCCCCACCGGCGAGGCCACCAGCGCCGAAGAGCGTCAAACCACTTTCCGCGACATGATGGAAGTGGCTTTGGCGGCGGCGATCAAGCTGTAAGCCTTTGCCGATTGTCAGACAGCGTGGCGGGGGCTGGGCTCCCGCCTTAGCGTTGCCAGGCGGGGAAATCAGGGCGAAAAATGAGATCGCCTTATTTTTTCCTTGCAGTGCCGCAGTGCTTTTGTCCTTGATTTAACAGAGACTCCAGCCAGATGTGGCGTAAAAAGCCACGCTTTATAGTGCAATGCACAAAAAGCCTTGCAATGAAGCAAACCTATGCAGATAATGAAACCTGCATCAGGACGTGGCATGCAAAGTGTGCGTTTTGGTGTTGTCTCCTCCATCCTCCTTCTTTAGGTGGAACTTGGCGCAACAAAGCTAGATGTTGCGCTTTTTTTTTGTCCCGCCGCCGCTAATCCCCTTATTCCGCCTGCATTTTCCCCACTGCGCGAGCACCGCCGTCAAGTAGCCGGATTTCTGTTGTCTCACAAGGGTTTGACAGCTGGATCGGGGCTGTAATAGAATCCGTAACTTTCAAGAATTACGATGGAAGAGTTCCATGAAGACCTTTTCTGCCAAGCCGCATGAGGTTAAACGCGACTGGTTTGTGGTCGATGCCAACGACAAGGTTTTGGGCCGCCTCGCCGCTGAGATCGCCCGTCGCCTGCGTGGCAAGCACAAGCCGGAATACACCCCGCACGTAGATACCGGCGATTTCATCGTCGTGGTCAACGTCGAGAAGCTGCGCGTTACCGGTGCCAAGGCACAAGACAAGAAGTACTACCGTCACTCCGGCTACCCGGGTGGTATCTACGAGCGCAGCTTCACCGAACTGCAAGACAAGTTCCCTGAGCGCGTTCTGGAAAAAGCCGTTAAAGGCATGCTGCCGAAGGGCCCGCTGGGTTACGCCATGATCAAGAAGCTCAAGGTGTACTCCGGTTCCGAGCATCCGCACACTGCTCAACAGCCGAAAGTGCTGGAAATCTGATTTTAAGGCGTAGAAATGAACGGTAAATACTACTACGGCACCGGCCGTCGCAAGAGCTCCGTTGCTCGCGTGTTCATGCAAAAGGGCTCGGGCCAAATCATCGTTAACGGCAAGCCCGTTGATGAATATTTCGCTCGTGAAACCGGCCGCATGGTAATCCGCCAGCCGCTGGCGCTGACCGAAAACCTCGAGTCCTTCGACATCAAGGTGAACGTTGTCGGCGGCGGCGAAACCGGCCAAGCCGGCGCGATCCGTCACGGCATCACCCGCGCGCTGATCGACTTCGACACCGCGTTGAAGCCGGCTCTGTCCGCTGCTGGTTACGTGACCCGCGACGCTCGTGAAGTTGAGCGTAAAAAAGTCGGCCTGCGCAAAGCTCGCCGCGCCAAGCAGTTCTCCAAGCGTTAATTCGCCGAATTCTGTTTTCAAGAAAACCGCCTGCGTTTGCCAGGCGGTTTTTTCTTGCCTGTCGTTTCTCCGCTTCCATCCCATCCATATTGCAAGGCAGCATCGCAGTGCCTACACTGTCGTTTTTGCGACGCGCTTTTACATAAAGGAATGGGCATGATCAAGGTGGGAATCGTCGGGGGCACCGGCTACACGGGTGTCGAACTGCTGCGCTTGCTGGCGGGCCATCCGTCGGCGCGCGTGACCGTGGTCACCTCGCGCAAGGAGGCCGGCATGAAAGTGGCCGACCTGTTCCCCAGCTTGCGAGGCCGCATCGATTTGGCCTTCTCCACGCCCGACGAAGCGCGCTTGCGGGATTGCGATGTGGTGTTTTTCGCCACACCCAACGGCATTGCGATGAACGAGGCGCGAGAATTGCTGGCCGCCGGCGTGCGGGTGGTGGATCTGGCCGCCGATTACCGGATCCGGGACGTCGCCGAATGGGAAAAATGGTACGGCATGAGCCACGGCTCGCCGGACCTGGTGGCCGAAGCGGTGTACGGTCTGCCGGAAATCAACCGCGAGGCCATCCGCGGCGCGCGGCTGGTGGCGAATCCGGGCTGCTATCCGACCGCGGTGCAATTGGGCTTCCTGCCCTTGATCGAAGCCGGCGCGGTAGAGCTTTCCAGCCTGATCGCCGATTGCAAGTCGGGCGTGTCCGGCGCAGGGCGCAAGGCGGAGGTGGGCGCCTTGCTGGCCGAGGCGGGAGATTCCTTCAAGGCTTACGGCGTGTCCGGTCATCGGCATTTGCCTGAAATCCGCCAGGGCCTGGGCCGGGCGGCCGCGCAGACGGTGGGCCTGACCTTCGTGCCGCACCTGACGCCGATGATACGCGGCATCCACGCCACGCTTTACGCGCGGCTGAAGGCCGACGTGGACGTGCAGGCGTTGTTCGAGCGCCGCTACGAGGGCGAGCACTTCGTCGACGTGCTGCCGGCCGGCAGCCACCCGGAGACGCGTTCGGTGCGCGGCGCCAATGTCTGCCGCATCGCCGCGCACAGGCCGCAGGGCGGGGATACCGTGGTGGTGTTGTCGGTGATAGACAATCTGGTCAAGGGCGCGGCCGGCCAGGCGGTGCAGAACATGAACCTGATGTTCGGCCAGCCGGAGCGGGCCGGACTGGACATCGTTCCCTTGCTGCCTTGAGGCGTCGGCGCATGCGCGGAAAGAACTAGTTCGCTTGAAGACTCGCCATCGGCCCCAATATCCGACTAAAATAGTGGGTGAATGCCGCTCTGCCGGCTTTAGAAGGGGTTTGAGAAACCGCAGCGCGTACGCAGCCAGGCCGCTAGCGGACCGTTGGCGGGTTTCTCAAGGCCCCGGAACTGAATTGCGAGGTTTGACATGACTACTGCTGCAACTGAAATGCCGTCCCCGATCAACTTCAGCGCAAGCGCTTGTTCCAAGGTGCAGGAGCTGATCGCCGAGGAAGGCAATCCCGATCTGAAACTGCGCGTCTTCGTGACCGGCGGCGGCTGCTCCGGCTTCCAATACGGTTTCACATTTGACGAAATTGCAAATGAAGACGATACCGCTATAGAGAGACAAGGCGTGACCTTCCTGGTGGATCCGATGAGCTACCAGTACCTGGTCGGCGCCGAAATCGATTATCAGGAAAGCCTGGAGGGCTCCCAGTTCGTGATCCGCAATCCGAACGCCACCACCACCTGCGGTTGTGGTTCGTCGTTCTCGGTGTGATCCGGACGCGGTAGAATACAGGCTCGGGCTTTTGCCCGGGCCTTTTTTATGGGGACAACAAAATGAATAAGCCGCCACCCGTCGTCTTGCCGAAGATCGAATTCACCCGTGAGTTCGCGTTTAGCGACGCCGACTTCGAGCGCATTCGCAAACTGATCTACAAGGAAGCGGGCATTTCGTTGAACCCGTCGAAGAAAGACATGGTTTACGGCCGCCTGGTGCGTCGCATCCGCGAACTGAAGCTGCCCGGCTTCGCCGCCTACGTCGATTTCCTGGAGTCGATCAGCGGCAAGCGCGAGTTCGAACAGTTCGTCAACGCGCTGACCACCAATCTGACTTTCTTCTTCCGCGAAGAACACCATTTCCCGCTGCTGGCCGAGCATCTTAAGAAAAAAGCGACGGCCGGCGGAGAACTGGCGATCTGGTGCGCGGCCTCGTCCACCGGCGAAGAGCCGTACTCGCTGGCGATCACCGCGCTGGAGGCGGTGCCGGGCGCGCGCATCAGCGTGTTGGCCACGGACTTGGACACCAGCGTGCTGGAAACCGGGCGCAAGGGCATTTACGCCGCCGACAAGGTGGCGCGCCTGCCGCCGGGCTACGCCGCCAAGTATTTCGACAAGCAGTCGGACGGCAGCTTCCAGGCCAAGGCCCAGCTGCGCAATATGATCACCTTCCAGCGTTTGAACCTGGTGGAGAGCAACTGGTCGGTCAAGCGCCAGTTCGACGCCATTTTCTGCCGCAATGTGATGATTTATTTCGACCGCGACACTCAGTTCGGCGTGCTCAAGCGCTTTGCGCCGCTATTGAAGCCGGACGGCCTGCTCTTCGTCGGTCATTCCGAGAATTTCTATTTCGCGTCGGACTATTTCCATCTGCGCGGCAAGACGGTTTACGAGCACGCGAAGAAGCCGTAACGGCAGATCGCGGCTGGCACGGCCAATGGGCAAGCGGGTCTTGCCCATTGGCTTTTGTGGAGAGTCGATGCGAGTAGTTGTCCTGGGCGCCGGCGTCATCGGCGTATCCACCGCCTGGTTTTTGGCGGAGAAGGGCCACCAGGTGGTGGTGGTGGACCGCGCCAGCGGCGCGGCGAGAGAAACCAGTTTCGCCAACGGCGGCCAGATCTCAGTCAGCCAGTCCGAGCCTTGGGCCAATCCGCGCGCGCCGTGGCGGGTGTTGCGCTGGCTGTTGCGCGACGACGCGCCGCTGCTGTTCCGGCCGCGGCTGGATGCGCAGCAATGGCGCTGGGGCCTGGATTTCCTGCGCGAATGCCTGCCGGGACGCAGCCAGCGCAATATGCGCCAGATGGTGGCGCTGGGCTTGTACAGCCGCGACACGCTGCGCGGTTTGCGCCGGGAACTGGGCATCGATTACCAGCAATTGCAGCGGGGCATTCTGACCCTGCTGTTCTCCGATGCGGAACGGGCCCAGGCCCAGGCCGGCTGCGCGCGGCTGCAAGCGCTGGGCGTGGAGAAAAGCCTGCTGACGCCGTTGCAGGCGCTGGAGCGGGAGCCGGCCTTGGCGCGCATTCTGCCTGAACTGAGTGGGGCGTGCTGGAGCCCGGACGACGAATCCGGCAATGTCCATCTCTTCACCGTCGCCCTGGCCCAGGCTTGCGCTATGCGGGGCGTGGAGTTCCGCTTCCTGACCCGGGTCAACGCGCTGGAGCGCGCGGATGGGGAGGTGAGCGGCGTCTCCGTCACCGCGGCCGACGGCGCTTACGAGCGGCTAGAGGCGGACGCCTATGTCTTGGCGCTGGGTTCTTATTCTCCCTTGTTGGCGGCGCAGGCCGGCTTGCGCTTGCCGGTGTACCCGGCCAAGGGTTATTCCGCCACCCTGCCGATTCTGGACGCCGCCGCCGCGCCGCTGACCAGTATTACCGACGAAGCCCACAAGGTGGTGGTGTCGCGGCTGGGCGACGAGCTGCGCATCGCCGGCACCGCCGAATTGTCCGGTTATTCCACCCATCTGGAGCCGCGGCGTTGCGACTTGCTGCTGCAGCGCGGCCGCGCCTTGTTCGGCGACGCCTGCGACTGGGAGCGCGCGCGTTTCTGGAGCGGTCTGCGGCCGGCCACCCCGGGCAATGTGCCGCTGATCGGCCCCAGCCGCTTGCGGCGCTTGTATCTGAACACCGGCCACGGCACCTTGGGCTGGACCGAGGGCGCCGGCTCCGGGCGGGCGCTGGCCGAGATCATCAGCGGCGAAACGCCGGCGCTGGATTTCGCGTTCTGCCGCGCCTGAGCGATAGGTTGAACTGAAGCGAGCCGATGCCCGACGCATGGTAAAATCGCGCCGATTCGGATTCCCATCGTCCGCCGCCGGCGGGCCAAGCCATTCATTTGCAAGGAAGATCGTCATGCGTATCGGAACGCCGCAAAGTCGCAGTGCCGTCAGGGTGATGTTGTTGGGCAGCGGGGAGCTGGGCAAGGAGGTGGTGATCGCCTTGCAGCGGCTGGGCGTGGAAACCATCGCCGTGGACCGCTACGCCGGCGCGCCGGCGATGCAGGTCGCCCACGCCAGCCACGTGATCGACATGTCGGACGCCGCGGCTTTGCGCCGGCTGGTGGAGCAAGTGCGCCCGCATCTGATCGTGCCGGAGATCGAGGCCATCGCCACCGATGAGCTGTTGCGCATCGAGGCGGACGGTCTGGCCGAGGTGATACCCACTGCGCGCGCCGCCCATCTGACGATGAACCGCGAAGGGATACGGCGGCTGGCGGCGGAGGAGCTGGGCCTGCCCACCTCGCCGTACGCCTTCGCCTCCAGCTTGGAAGAATTGCAAGCCGCAATCGACGACGGCATCGGCTACCCCTGCCTGGTGAAGCCGGTGATGTCGTCCAGCGGCAAGGGCCAGTCGCTGTTGCGCGGGCCGGAAGACGTGGCTCAGGCTTGGCAATACGCGGCCAGCAGCGGCCGGGTGGACAAGGGCTGGGTGATCGTCGAGGGCTTCATCGATTTCGATTACGAAATCACCCAGCTGACCGTGCGCGCGGCGGACGGCGCGGGCGGCATCGCCACGCACTTCTGCGCGCCGGTCGGCCATTTGCAGCGCAGCGGCGATTACGTGGAGAGCTGGCAGCCCCAGCCCATGAGCGAACTGGCCTTGCTGCGCGCGCGCGAAGTGGCCAAGGCGGTGACCGACGCGCTGGGCGGCCGCGGTCTGTTCGGCGTCGAGCTGTTCATCAAGGGCGAACAAGTGTGGTTCTCCGAGGTGAGCCCGCGGCCGCACGATACCGGCTTGGTGACGCTGGCCACCCAACGCTGGTCCGAGTTCGAGCTGCACGCGCGCGCCATCCTGGGCCTGCCGGTGGACGCGGAGATCTCCAGCGCCGGCGCGTCGGCGGTGATATACGGCGGCCTGGACGAGGCCGGCATCGTCTTTGACGGCGTGGACCAGGCTTTGCGGGTGCCGGGCGCGGACCTGCGCTTGTTCGGCAAGCCTGAAAGTTATTTGAAGCGCCGCATGGGCGTGGCGCTGGCCACGGCCGAGACGGTGGAACAGGCCCGCGAGCGGGCCAGGACAGCGGCCGCGCTGGTGCGGCCGACGACGGGGAATGAAGCGTGAGCGATGAAGTGCGGGAAATGACGCCCTATCAATTATTGGGCGGCGAAGGCGTGGTGCGTTGGCTGACGGACCGCTTTTACGACATCATGGACAGCGACCCGTCGGTCAAGCCGCTGCGCGACATGCATCCGCAGGATCTGGCCGGTTCGCGCCAGAAGCTGTTCATGTTCCTGTCCGGCTGGCTGGGCGGCCCGTCCTTGTACATGGAGGCCTTTGGCCACCCGCGGCTGCGCATGCGCCATATGCCGTTTGCGGTGGACGAGGCGGCGCGCGATCAATGGATGTCCTGCATGCGCCGCGCGGTGGATGAACTGGTGGCCGAAGATTGGTTGAAGCAAAAACTGATCGAGGCTTTTCACAACACCGCCGACTTCATGCGCAATCAATAAAAAACTTGCGGCCGGCGCGCCATTGTCCATGATGAGAGAAGGTTCTCGCATTTCATCTGGCGGAGATGGAGCGCATGGCGTGCAAGCTGTTGCTGTTGTGGCTGGGACTGTGGGCGGGCGCGGGCGCCGCGGCGGCGTGTCTGCCGCAAGCCTGGGCCTGCGCCTCTCCGTCCGACGGGGAGATCAAATCCGCGCCCCGGGACGCCGGCAAGGACATCTTCATCGGTGGTCTGCGCTTTGAGCGGGAGGCGGTCAGCAACCTTTTGTCGCTATCTCCGGTGCTGGACCTGAACAAGCAAGCCCAACTGTCTTTGCGTCTGACGCCCAAGCAGTTCGGCTTGCGTTTGAAAGTGAATACCGACTGAGAGCCTGCTCCACCCCTCC
It contains:
- the deoA gene encoding thymidine phosphorylase, coding for MFLPQEIIRKKRDGQALSQQDIQQFVAGITDGSVADSQISALTMAVYFNGMALEENVHMALAMRDSGRRMHWGDLNLPGPVVDKHSTGGVGDVVSLMLGPMVAACGGFVPMISGRGLGHTGGTLDKLSAIPGYNPFPSPDEFRRVVKDVGVAIIGQTSDLAPADRRVYAVRDVTATVESVAMITASILSKKLAAGLDALVMDVKAGTGAFMPTMEKSVELAERIVKVGNGAGVATSALITEMSQPLAWTAGNSIETREAVRYLKGDERNPRLHEVTMALCAEMLVVGKLAKDEAEARDKLQTALDSGRAAEIFGRMVAALGGPADFMENYDSHMAAAPIVRPVFAERAGFVGGMDTRGIGMAVCALGGGRRLPSDELDFRVGLSRFVELGQRIDAGAPLAYIHAADENSFADAERRLKAAIQLADAAPSALPLVYQKIRQQ
- a CDS encoding phosphopentomutase; the protein is MKRAIILILDSLGIGAAADAPQFGDAGSNTLGHIAMEAAAGRANVGRHGALTLPNLSRMGLGHACRLSSGYFPEGMDPAEPVAAYGYARELSSGKDTPSGHWEIAGVPVLFDWGYFSDHDNSFPQELLDAIVAKAELPGYLGNCHASGTEILDRLGEEHMKSGKPIFYTSADSVFQIACHEETFGLERLYQLCKITRELLEPYNIGRVIARPFVGEGKGQFVRTGNRKDLAVEPPATTVLEKLAKAGGDVVSIGKIADIYAHVGITHKHKATGFDQLWDATLGAMRDHGERPAIIMANFVDFDSSYGHRRDTAGYARALEEFDARLPEVMAALGDDDILILSADHGCDPTWEGTDHTREHIPVLCYGKKVLAGSLGERATFADIGQTVAAHLGLSPMDYGQSFL
- the deoD gene encoding purine-nucleoside phosphorylase yields the protein MATPHINAQPGDFAETVLMPGDPLRAKMIAETFLEDAKLVTTVRNVFGYTGTYQGKRLSVMAHGMGIPSASIYTTELIKDYGVKNIIRIGSCGAVTPDIKLRELFVAMGASTDSKVNRMRFNDHDYAAIADYGLLRAVVDTAAEQGKPVTVGNVFSADLFYGVQPNMLEVLDKMQVKVIEMELAGIYSVAAQYGARAVGILTVSDIIPTGEATSAEERQTTFRDMMEVALAAAIKL
- the rplM gene encoding 50S ribosomal protein L13, whose translation is MKTFSAKPHEVKRDWFVVDANDKVLGRLAAEIARRLRGKHKPEYTPHVDTGDFIVVVNVEKLRVTGAKAQDKKYYRHSGYPGGIYERSFTELQDKFPERVLEKAVKGMLPKGPLGYAMIKKLKVYSGSEHPHTAQQPKVLEI
- the rpsI gene encoding 30S ribosomal protein S9, giving the protein MNGKYYYGTGRRKSSVARVFMQKGSGQIIVNGKPVDEYFARETGRMVIRQPLALTENLESFDIKVNVVGGGETGQAGAIRHGITRALIDFDTALKPALSAAGYVTRDAREVERKKVGLRKARRAKQFSKR
- the argC gene encoding N-acetyl-gamma-glutamyl-phosphate reductase translates to MIKVGIVGGTGYTGVELLRLLAGHPSARVTVVTSRKEAGMKVADLFPSLRGRIDLAFSTPDEARLRDCDVVFFATPNGIAMNEARELLAAGVRVVDLAADYRIRDVAEWEKWYGMSHGSPDLVAEAVYGLPEINREAIRGARLVANPGCYPTAVQLGFLPLIEAGAVELSSLIADCKSGVSGAGRKAEVGALLAEAGDSFKAYGVSGHRHLPEIRQGLGRAAAQTVGLTFVPHLTPMIRGIHATLYARLKADVDVQALFERRYEGEHFVDVLPAGSHPETRSVRGANVCRIAAHRPQGGDTVVVLSVIDNLVKGAAGQAVQNMNLMFGQPERAGLDIVPLLP
- the erpA gene encoding iron-sulfur cluster insertion protein ErpA — translated: MPSPINFSASACSKVQELIAEEGNPDLKLRVFVTGGGCSGFQYGFTFDEIANEDDTAIERQGVTFLVDPMSYQYLVGAEIDYQESLEGSQFVIRNPNATTTCGCGSSFSV
- a CDS encoding CheR family methyltransferase codes for the protein MNKPPPVVLPKIEFTREFAFSDADFERIRKLIYKEAGISLNPSKKDMVYGRLVRRIRELKLPGFAAYVDFLESISGKREFEQFVNALTTNLTFFFREEHHFPLLAEHLKKKATAGGELAIWCAASSTGEEPYSLAITALEAVPGARISVLATDLDTSVLETGRKGIYAADKVARLPPGYAAKYFDKQSDGSFQAKAQLRNMITFQRLNLVESNWSVKRQFDAIFCRNVMIYFDRDTQFGVLKRFAPLLKPDGLLFVGHSENFYFASDYFHLRGKTVYEHAKKP
- a CDS encoding D-amino acid dehydrogenase, with protein sequence MRVVVLGAGVIGVSTAWFLAEKGHQVVVVDRASGAARETSFANGGQISVSQSEPWANPRAPWRVLRWLLRDDAPLLFRPRLDAQQWRWGLDFLRECLPGRSQRNMRQMVALGLYSRDTLRGLRRELGIDYQQLQRGILTLLFSDAERAQAQAGCARLQALGVEKSLLTPLQALEREPALARILPELSGACWSPDDESGNVHLFTVALAQACAMRGVEFRFLTRVNALERADGEVSGVSVTAADGAYERLEADAYVLALGSYSPLLAAQAGLRLPVYPAKGYSATLPILDAAAAPLTSITDEAHKVVVSRLGDELRIAGTAELSGYSTHLEPRRCDLLLQRGRALFGDACDWERARFWSGLRPATPGNVPLIGPSRLRRLYLNTGHGTLGWTEGAGSGRALAEIISGETPALDFAFCRA
- the purT gene encoding formate-dependent phosphoribosylglycinamide formyltransferase, giving the protein MRIGTPQSRSAVRVMLLGSGELGKEVVIALQRLGVETIAVDRYAGAPAMQVAHASHVIDMSDAAALRRLVEQVRPHLIVPEIEAIATDELLRIEADGLAEVIPTARAAHLTMNREGIRRLAAEELGLPTSPYAFASSLEELQAAIDDGIGYPCLVKPVMSSSGKGQSLLRGPEDVAQAWQYAASSGRVDKGWVIVEGFIDFDYEITQLTVRAADGAGGIATHFCAPVGHLQRSGDYVESWQPQPMSELALLRAREVAKAVTDALGGRGLFGVELFIKGEQVWFSEVSPRPHDTGLVTLATQRWSEFELHARAILGLPVDAEISSAGASAVIYGGLDEAGIVFDGVDQALRVPGADLRLFGKPESYLKRRMGVALATAETVEQARERARTAAALVRPTTGNEA
- a CDS encoding group II truncated hemoglobin, with amino-acid sequence MSDEVREMTPYQLLGGEGVVRWLTDRFYDIMDSDPSVKPLRDMHPQDLAGSRQKLFMFLSGWLGGPSLYMEAFGHPRLRMRHMPFAVDEAARDQWMSCMRRAVDELVAEDWLKQKLIEAFHNTADFMRNQ